One region of Solanum pennellii chromosome 6, SPENNV200 genomic DNA includes:
- the LOC107022814 gene encoding LOB domain-containing protein 12-like, giving the protein MGAGNSPCASCKLLRRRCAKDCIFSPYFPCDDLHKFAIVHKVFGASNISKMLQEVPVNERADAVSSLVYEANARMRDPVYGCVGAISYLQNQVMQLQMQLAMAQAEILCIQMQSETPQVAAAAVLPITPDNQLVENDHDIDKSFFFSEQYLNFDSTSHKSCNSQDGLFLWR; this is encoded by the exons ATGGGTGCAGGAAACTCACCATGTGCTTCATGTAAGCTGCTGCGACGCCGTTGCGCCAAGGATTGCATATTTTCTCCTTACTTCCCTTGTGATGATCTTCACAAATTTGCCATTGTTCATAAGGTCTTTGGCGCCAGCAACATCAGCAAAATGTTACAG GAGGTTCCGGTGAATGAAAGAGCAGATGCTGTGAGCAGTTTAGTGTATGAAGCAAATGCAAGAATGAGAGATCCTGTATATGGGTGTGTGGGTGCAATATCCTACTTGCAGAACCAGGTCATGCAATTGCAAATGCAGCTAGCAATGGCTCAAGCTGAAATACTTTGCATCCAAATGCAGTCTGAGACACCACAAGTAGCAGCAGCAGCAGTTTTGCCCATTACACCAGATAATCAATTAGTGGAAAATGATCATGACATTGACAAGTCCTTTTTTTTCTCAGAGCAGTACCTCAACTTTGACTCTACCTCCCATAAATCTTGTAATTCTCAAGATGGACTCTTTCTTTGGAGataa